In Desulfobacterales bacterium, the DNA window CGCGTTTCTTGCCGGCCAGGGGCTGGAGGTTGTCAGCGGGGTGCTGGAGAATGAGTGTCGCCAGCTTATCGCTCCCTTTGTCAAGCACAGTTCAACCGGCCTGCCCTGGGTGATCATGAAGGCCGGGATCAGCCTGGACGGCAGAATCGCCGCTGTTCCCGGCCAGCCGCTGCGAATCACCAACCAGCGGTCCGGCCGGGCGGTCCACCGACTGCGGGACCAGGTGGACGCCATCCTGGTGGGCATCGATACGGTACTGGCCGACGATCCCTGCCTGACCGTCCGGCTGGCCAAGGCTCGGCAGCCGGGCGATGATCCCCTGCGGGTGGTGCTGGATACCGGGCTGCGGATGGAACCCGCGGCCCGGATGCTCAGTCTGGAATCCGCGGCCGCTACCTGGATTTTCTGCGGTCCCGGTCCCGACCCGGTCCGGCGACATGCCCTGGAAGAGGCCGGCGCCCGGGTCATACCGGTTGCCGTAGCCCCTGGCGGCGGAGTGGACCTCAAGGAGGTGCTGGCCGAACTGGGCCGGGCCCAGTTGAGTTCGCTGCTGGTGGAGGGCGGCGGTCGAGTCCACGGCTCTTTTCTGCAAGCCGGACTGGTGGACCAGGTGTTTTTATATGTGGCCCCGATTTTTATCGGCCAGGCCGGGGTGCCGCTGGTCTCTTTTTCCGGAGAGACGCATGAAAAAGATGTTCTCCGGCTCCATTCGATCCGTACCCGCCGGCTGGGCGACGATATCCTGATCCAGGGGTTGTGTTCCCACGGCGGATAGCGGGATCAGCGGTTCTGACGATTTCCCATGCCCTGTGATCCATTCCATACAGATACTTAAGAGGAAAATGCCAGTATGAGCACGGACGATATAGCCCTGGTTTCCAACTTTATCAAGAGAATCATCAACCAGGATCTTGAGGCGAACAAGAATAACGGCCGGGTGGTGACCCGGTTCCCGCCCGAGCCCAACGGTTATCTTCACATCGGCCATGCCAAGTCCATCTGCCTCAATTTCGGGTTGGCCCGGGAGTATGGCGGCCGCTGCCACCTTCGTTTCGATGACACCAATCCCAGCAAG includes these proteins:
- the ribD gene encoding bifunctional diaminohydroxyphosphoribosylaminopyrimidine deaminase/5-amino-6-(5-phosphoribosylamino)uracil reductase RibD; the encoded protein is MKSDFHYMRQALKLARKGLGRTSPNPCVGALVVNNGVVVGQGYHKKAGTPHAEIHAINDAGLAARGATIYVTLEPCNHTGRTPPCTRAIVAAGISRVVIGSSDPNPRVSGGGAAFLAGQGLEVVSGVLENECRQLIAPFVKHSSTGLPWVIMKAGISLDGRIAAVPGQPLRITNQRSGRAVHRLRDQVDAILVGIDTVLADDPCLTVRLAKARQPGDDPLRVVLDTGLRMEPAARMLSLESAAATWIFCGPGPDPVRRHALEEAGARVIPVAVAPGGGVDLKEVLAELGRAQLSSLLVEGGGRVHGSFLQAGLVDQVFLYVAPIFIGQAGVPLVSFSGETHEKDVLRLHSIRTRRLGDDILIQGLCSHGG